Proteins encoded together in one Marispirochaeta sp. window:
- a CDS encoding AAA family ATPase, producing the protein MTIELIGLPGSGKSHISALLAERLRNSGIPVSEPSRRIGHSRTLPRLAAKSACTLIFLLLHPIRTFRTALAVARTRQTSPKNLVKSLFNILFIRGLLVLFARKTRAVLLDQGLVQGCASVHFSASRQLPQGFLASLHAPDLVLRIRADRETVIRRLGERVLGAGSRVEADPAAQLSRYAEALESLSNRPPLEGARIIEIWNDGENKNLNEELDAIVKKLVKMHTSFI; encoded by the coding sequence ATGACCATCGAACTCATCGGGCTTCCGGGAAGCGGTAAATCCCATATATCCGCCCTGCTTGCAGAACGCCTGCGTAACTCCGGTATTCCTGTCTCGGAACCCTCCCGCCGAATTGGCCACAGCAGAACATTGCCCCGCCTGGCCGCCAAATCCGCTTGTACTCTTATCTTCCTGCTTCTGCACCCGATCCGCACTTTCCGCACTGCCCTCGCGGTGGCGCGTACCCGCCAGACCTCCCCAAAAAACCTTGTAAAATCCCTGTTCAATATCCTCTTTATCCGCGGCCTGCTTGTCCTGTTCGCGCGGAAAACCCGCGCTGTGCTTCTTGACCAGGGCCTTGTCCAGGGCTGCGCTTCGGTGCATTTTTCCGCCTCCAGGCAGCTGCCGCAAGGCTTTTTAGCCTCCTTGCATGCTCCTGACTTGGTGCTGCGGATCCGGGCCGATCGCGAAACAGTAATCCGGCGTCTCGGCGAACGGGTCCTTGGCGCCGGAAGCCGGGTGGAGGCGGATCCCGCTGCGCAGCTTTCCCGCTATGCCGAGGCTCTGGAATCCCTGTCAAACAGACCTCCCCTTGAAGGTGCAAGGATAATCGAAATATGGAACGACGGGGAAAATAAAAATCTCAACGAAGAGCTGGATGCTATTGTTAAGAAGCTCGTAAAAATGCACACGTCTTTCATTTGA
- a CDS encoding glycosyltransferase has protein sequence MSRITVLSFYDRISAFHSLKPFLFSKHRKLFRYTRNPDYCLKRDRNRVLFMDRWFLKPDKVDMELLKRFRDKYETIFFFNGNAGGGILRPEVLPYVDLFFNKSLFKNKNLYKQPLYGDEIFTDYIHKRYGIEDPDPMPRKVVASDEDLAKLKVSWNIGIGDFPKLKLRQRSAVAMARITGNLKVVRPFYKNPDLPPTLPQNKGTYPIQARWGGPKRPTLLFHREQIIEKIKDHPDYLTGRVEQNRYNDEIKNCKITLSPFGWGEVCFRDFEAVLNASLLLKPDMSHMETWPDIFFPGETYVPIDWDATDLLEKGTRYLEDDVERERIVRKAFEAYTEQAAKIEERVEEILGMVKGCDYLIRSR, from the coding sequence ATGAGCAGAATTACCGTACTGTCCTTTTATGACCGCATCAGCGCGTTTCACAGTTTAAAGCCTTTTCTCTTTTCGAAACACCGGAAGCTCTTCCGATACACCCGTAATCCCGATTACTGCCTTAAACGGGACAGAAACAGGGTTCTATTTATGGACCGCTGGTTCCTGAAACCGGACAAGGTTGATATGGAACTCCTAAAAAGATTCCGCGATAAATACGAAACCATTTTCTTTTTCAACGGCAATGCCGGCGGCGGGATCCTGCGCCCCGAGGTCCTGCCCTACGTGGATCTTTTTTTTAACAAGAGTCTGTTTAAAAATAAAAACCTCTATAAACAGCCCTTGTACGGGGATGAGATTTTCACCGACTACATCCATAAAAGATACGGCATAGAAGATCCGGACCCGATGCCCCGTAAGGTAGTCGCATCGGATGAGGATCTGGCCAAGCTTAAGGTTTCCTGGAACATCGGCATCGGGGATTTCCCCAAGTTGAAACTACGCCAGCGCTCCGCCGTTGCCATGGCCAGAATAACGGGAAACCTGAAGGTCGTTCGTCCTTTTTACAAAAACCCGGACCTGCCCCCGACGTTACCGCAGAACAAGGGAACCTATCCCATTCAAGCGCGCTGGGGTGGGCCTAAACGGCCGACCCTGCTGTTTCACCGGGAGCAGATAATTGAGAAGATCAAGGACCATCCCGATTACCTGACCGGCAGGGTGGAGCAGAACCGCTATAACGACGAGATAAAAAACTGCAAAATAACCCTGAGCCCCTTCGGCTGGGGCGAGGTCTGCTTTCGGGACTTTGAGGCGGTTCTGAACGCCAGCCTGCTCTTGAAGCCGGATATGTCCCACATGGAAACCTGGCCTGACATATTTTTCCCCGGAGAAACCTACGTTCCAATCGACTGGGACGCGACCGACCTGCTTGAGAAGGGTACAAGGTATCTTGAGGATGATGTTGAGCGTGAAAGAATAGTACGGAAGGCCTTCGAAGCGTACACAGAGCAGGCCGCGAAAATTGAGGAGCGGGTTGAGGAGATTCTGGGAATGGTAAAAGGATGTGATTACCTGATCAGGTCTCGATAG
- a CDS encoding putative toxin-antitoxin system toxin component, PIN family translates to MIEAVVLDTNVVLSGLRSRNGYAFKVLEFISEGIIRPVISVPLILEYETVLNHHREALGLDTSDISDFLDYICKVADKVKIYYLWRPILKDPYDDHILEVAVGSECKYIMSYNKKDFIPVGSFGIEVVTPKEYMEIRGYI, encoded by the coding sequence ATGATAGAAGCAGTTGTTTTAGACACAAATGTTGTGCTTTCTGGTTTACGTTCAAGGAATGGATATGCTTTTAAGGTTCTTGAATTTATATCTGAAGGAATAATAAGACCTGTTATATCGGTGCCGTTGATTTTGGAATATGAAACCGTCTTAAACCATCATAGGGAAGCGTTAGGTTTAGACACCAGTGATATTTCTGATTTTCTTGATTATATATGTAAAGTTGCTGACAAGGTAAAAATCTATTATCTGTGGCGACCGATTTTAAAAGATCCGTACGATGACCATATTCTTGAAGTTGCGGTAGGATCAGAATGTAAATATATTATGTCTTACAATAAGAAAGATTTTATTCCTGTCGGTAGCTTTGGAATTGAGGTCGTGACTCCAAAAGAATATATGGAAATAAGGGGGTATATATGA
- a CDS encoding DUF2442 domain-containing protein, giving the protein MFFEIREADYLTDYRIKIKFEDGHSGIVDLSSFPDPGNVFRKFLDSSYFKNFKIEFGTLTWGNGELDIAPEHLYKLVTGISVFSVPEEKVG; this is encoded by the coding sequence ATGTTTTTTGAAATCAGAGAAGCTGACTATCTTACTGATTATCGGATCAAGATAAAATTCGAAGACGGTCACTCCGGAATCGTCGATTTATCCTCTTTTCCTGATCCGGGTAATGTTTTTCGAAAGTTTTTAGATAGTAGTTATTTTAAGAATTTCAAGATTGAGTTTGGAACCTTAACATGGGGAAACGGGGAACTGGATATAGCCCCTGAACATCTTTATAAGCTTGTAACAGGTATATCAGTTTTTTCTGTACCTGAGGAAAAAGTTGGCTGA
- a CDS encoding glycosyltransferase family 1 protein — translation MLEHVREKKKNRPRVGVFTRPIDKGTSGSGHHLHEILRHVLELNKEFEIILIHYEKNDTDIYRSAPEIIIPRNPLRAAAVLKSFDFDVLHYNPLTIFAPMLGLKAAKCATIHGAEPNIVPRYYNLTTRLHARAVKPFLARRMDRIFTVSRTSKDYYVRNWGVRPERVSICYNSVSNAYRRLGTETEIRKKYAISGRHIFHVSKYSPRKNPECILRGFAELAADSDFSDLSLVLSGSGWENDYTRSLVGELGLKKRVVCTGFTPEEDVVALFNEAEAFVFPSRAEGFGMPNIEAMACGCPVVTSSSFAIPEIVGDAAQLMEDADDYHDLAQKVRALLKNPSLRDDYVQKGLARAACYSWTTSAETVLSGYRDLIR, via the coding sequence ATGCTTGAACATGTACGTGAAAAGAAAAAAAACAGGCCCAGGGTTGGGGTTTTTACCCGTCCCATCGATAAAGGAACCAGCGGAAGCGGTCACCATTTACATGAGATTCTGCGCCATGTACTGGAATTGAACAAGGAGTTTGAGATTATCCTTATCCATTACGAAAAGAATGATACGGATATTTACCGCAGCGCCCCGGAAATAATCATTCCCCGGAACCCCCTGCGGGCAGCGGCGGTTCTTAAATCCTTTGATTTTGATGTATTGCACTACAATCCCCTGACAATCTTCGCCCCCATGCTGGGCCTTAAAGCTGCTAAATGCGCTACTATTCACGGCGCGGAACCGAATATCGTGCCCCGGTATTACAACCTGACAACCCGGCTCCATGCCAGAGCGGTAAAGCCCTTTCTGGCCCGCCGCATGGACAGAATATTTACAGTCTCCCGGACGAGTAAGGACTACTATGTTCGCAACTGGGGGGTCAGGCCGGAACGGGTTTCGATTTGTTATAACTCGGTAAGCAATGCCTACCGGCGTCTTGGTACTGAAACTGAAATACGAAAAAAGTACGCTATCTCCGGACGCCATATTTTCCATGTCAGTAAGTATTCACCCCGCAAGAATCCTGAGTGTATCCTGCGGGGCTTTGCAGAACTTGCAGCGGATTCTGACTTTAGCGACTTGTCGCTGGTGTTATCCGGAAGCGGCTGGGAGAATGATTATACCCGTTCCCTGGTGGGGGAACTGGGTCTGAAAAAAAGGGTCGTATGTACCGGTTTTACCCCGGAGGAGGACGTTGTGGCTCTCTTTAACGAGGCGGAAGCCTTTGTCTTTCCTTCCCGGGCAGAAGGCTTCGGTATGCCCAACATTGAAGCTATGGCATGCGGCTGCCCGGTGGTTACCTCATCTTCATTCGCTATTCCCGAAATAGTCGGCGATGCCGCTCAGCTTATGGAAGATGCCGATGACTATCATGACCTGGCGCAGAAGGTCCGTGCCCTCCTGAAAAATCCTTCCCTGAGGGACGACTATGTTCAAAAAGGACTTGCCCGTGCGGCCTGTTATTCCTGGACAACCAGCGCGGAAACAGTACTGTCAGGCTATCGAGACCTGATCAGGTAA
- a CDS encoding DUF4160 domain-containing protein — protein MFYGILIKMFYEEHNPPHFHAYYNEYQALIGIHDFRILQGSLPPKALALVMEWAMLHKKELLEEWERIEKKLEIFKIEPLK, from the coding sequence GTGTTTTACGGGATATTAATTAAGATGTTCTATGAAGAACACAATCCTCCTCATTTTCACGCATATTACAATGAATATCAGGCGTTGATCGGTATTCATGATTTTCGGATTCTTCAAGGATCACTTCCGCCAAAAGCTCTTGCGCTGGTTATGGAATGGGCAATGTTGCATAAAAAAGAACTTCTTGAAGAATGGGAACGTATAGAGAAGAAGCTGGAGATTTTCAAGATCGAGCCACTCAAATAG
- a CDS encoding toxin-antitoxin system HicB family antitoxin: MSSLSIRIPESLHNSLRKISEKDHVSINQFIASAIAEKITALETEDYLQNRGEKGGREKYLNVLKKVRDIDPDIEDV; encoded by the coding sequence ATGAGTTCTCTCAGTATTCGTATTCCTGAATCATTACATAACAGTCTAAGAAAAATTTCAGAGAAGGATCATGTTTCGATCAACCAGTTTATCGCTTCTGCAATAGCTGAGAAGATCACTGCCCTTGAAACTGAGGACTATTTGCAAAATCGCGGAGAAAAGGGCGGTCGAGAAAAATATCTGAACGTTCTAAAGAAAGTTCGAGATATCGATCCTGATATAGAGGATGTGTAG